A region of Chitinophaga horti DNA encodes the following proteins:
- the smpB gene encoding SsrA-binding protein SmpB: protein MAELRNRSAFFEFAIEDKFIAGLVLTGTEIKSIRGGRVSFNDSFCYFSKGELFVKSLHIAEYSHGTYANHDPLRERKLLLTKRELRKLENKIKERGYSIIPLRMFMTEKGIAKMEIGLGKGKKLHDKRDSIKQREADRELRRNFKV from the coding sequence ATGGCAGAATTAAGGAACAGATCGGCATTTTTCGAGTTTGCGATAGAAGATAAATTTATCGCCGGACTGGTATTGACAGGCACGGAGATCAAATCGATCAGGGGTGGACGCGTAAGCTTTAACGATAGCTTCTGCTACTTCTCCAAGGGCGAACTGTTCGTGAAAAGCCTGCACATCGCCGAATACTCTCACGGCACTTACGCCAACCATGATCCCTTACGCGAACGTAAGCTGCTGCTTACCAAACGCGAACTGCGGAAACTGGAGAACAAGATCAAGGAAAGAGGTTATTCGATCATTCCTCTGCGTATGTTTATGACCGAAAAGGGCATTGCGAAGATGGAAATCGGATTGGGTAAAGGTAAAAAGCTGCACGATAAGCGTGATTCGATCAAACAACGCGAGGCGGACCGCGAGCTGCGCCGCAACTTTAAGGTATAA
- the accD gene encoding acetyl-CoA carboxylase, carboxyltransferase subunit beta has protein sequence MSWFKRIKQGISTSTSEKKEAPDGLWHKCPNCKKTVTVKDLKESLYVCDKCNFHNRINSKEYFEIIFDNNEFEELFSNIYPKDMMGFTDLKPYNARLKDAQRKTGLSDAMRVGAGKVNGYGLVVSCMDFQFIGGSMGSVVGEKIARSIDYAIANRMGLLIISKSGGARMMESAFSLMQMAKTSAKLTQLADAKLPYISLMTDPTTGGVTASYAMLGDINTAEPGALIGFAGPRVIKETIKKDLPAGFQSAEFLLDHGFLDFITDRKELKQRLATLLELFSK, from the coding sequence ATGAGCTGGTTTAAGCGGATCAAACAGGGCATTTCGACGTCAACGAGCGAGAAGAAAGAAGCACCGGACGGACTTTGGCACAAATGCCCGAACTGTAAAAAAACCGTTACTGTAAAGGACCTTAAGGAAAGCCTCTACGTATGCGATAAGTGTAATTTCCACAATCGCATCAATTCAAAGGAATATTTCGAGATCATTTTTGATAATAATGAGTTCGAGGAGCTGTTCAGCAACATCTATCCTAAAGATATGATGGGCTTTACAGATCTTAAGCCTTACAACGCCCGTTTGAAAGACGCGCAACGTAAAACCGGCCTTAGCGACGCAATGCGTGTAGGTGCGGGTAAAGTAAACGGTTACGGCCTCGTGGTTTCCTGCATGGACTTCCAGTTCATCGGCGGCTCAATGGGTTCTGTAGTAGGTGAAAAGATTGCCCGTTCCATCGATTATGCGATCGCGAACCGTATGGGTTTACTGATCATCTCCAAATCAGGCGGTGCCCGTATGATGGAAAGCGCCTTTTCCCTGATGCAGATGGCCAAAACCTCAGCCAAGCTCACCCAGCTGGCGGATGCGAAATTGCCTTACATCTCCCTGATGACGGACCCTACCACCGGTGGTGTAACCGCTTCTTACGCGATGCTCGGCGACATCAATACCGCAGAACCCGGCGCACTAATCGGGTTTGCTGGACCAAGGGTTATTAAGGAAACGATCAAAAAGGACCTGCCTGCTGGTTTCCAGAGCGCGGAATTCCTGCTTGACCACGGTTTCCTGGACTTTATTACAGACAGAAAAGAACTGAAACAACGTTTAGCTACGCTGTTGGAGCTCTTCTCAAAATAA
- a CDS encoding peptidase domain-containing ABC transporter, with amino-acid sequence MSSQQIRKVKKSALVKQRDISDCAAACLASVAAYYNLEMPVARIRQFAYTDGKGTNVMGLIEAAGKLGFQAKGVKGPFESLPNIPKPAIAHVILKGVLHHYVVVYRVTPDAITVMDPADGELHKMRPEEFKQIWTGVLILLLPGETFRPGNEKVSNLQRFWFLLKPHRAVTMQTIFGAMLYTILGLSTSIYVQKIVDNVLVEGNRNLLNLLGIIMLCILGLQLYIGSLKSVFALKTGQQIDAQLILGYYKHLLKLPQQFFDTMRVGEITSRINDAVKIRVFVNDVAVSLVVNIFIVIFSFCLMFTYYWKLALIMLGIVPVYYVVYRISNNVNRKMQRKLMEDNAELGGQLVESLNSAGTIKRFGLEEYANVKTESKFIQLLKTIYYTTLNNLYIGNAASFATSVFVVVLLWAGSLFVLDRQLSPGELLSFYAILGYFTGPAMSLISANKSMQDALIAADRLFEIMDLEQEDTGNKVVLTPEMVGNIHFNNVSFRYGSRTEVFRNFNLQVEKGKITAVVGESGSGKSTLMALLQNMYPLKEGHILIGNLDIRYIENESLRRRVSVVPQQIDLFAGTILENIAIGEYEPNMQRALIVAQHLGLLEFIEKLPDGFNTRVGEHGANLSGGQRQRLAIARAIYRNPDILILDEATSSLDPVSDQYVQRTMKALRDGGKTIIVIAHRLSTVMNADKIVVLQEGVMAEEGTHSQLMEKKAIYSRLWEHHQGVLG; translated from the coding sequence ATGAGCAGTCAGCAAATCAGAAAAGTAAAGAAAAGCGCGCTGGTGAAGCAACGCGACATCAGTGACTGTGCAGCCGCCTGCCTGGCGTCGGTTGCAGCTTATTACAACCTCGAAATGCCCGTAGCACGCATCCGCCAGTTCGCTTATACAGATGGCAAAGGCACGAATGTGATGGGCCTCATTGAAGCGGCAGGCAAACTTGGCTTTCAGGCCAAAGGCGTAAAGGGGCCATTCGAATCACTCCCCAATATTCCCAAACCGGCCATCGCACACGTTATTTTGAAAGGCGTTTTGCATCACTATGTGGTCGTGTACCGCGTAACGCCCGATGCCATTACCGTTATGGACCCGGCTGACGGCGAATTGCACAAGATGCGGCCGGAGGAGTTCAAACAAATATGGACGGGCGTATTGATCCTTTTGTTACCTGGCGAAACATTTCGGCCCGGTAATGAAAAAGTATCCAACCTTCAACGCTTCTGGTTCCTGCTAAAGCCACATCGCGCGGTCACCATGCAAACCATTTTCGGTGCAATGTTGTATACCATATTAGGACTGTCCACCTCTATTTACGTTCAAAAGATCGTCGACAATGTACTGGTAGAGGGCAATCGTAATTTGCTCAACCTGCTGGGCATTATCATGTTGTGCATACTCGGCTTACAATTATATATCGGTAGCCTGAAAAGCGTATTTGCGCTGAAGACGGGCCAGCAGATTGATGCCCAGCTGATACTGGGTTATTACAAACACCTGCTGAAACTGCCGCAACAATTCTTCGATACCATGCGTGTAGGTGAAATAACTTCGCGCATTAACGATGCGGTAAAAATCCGTGTATTCGTGAACGATGTAGCGGTGAGTCTTGTCGTCAACATCTTCATCGTTATTTTTTCTTTCTGTTTGATGTTCACCTATTACTGGAAGCTGGCGCTGATCATGCTGGGCATAGTACCGGTATATTACGTGGTGTACCGCATCAGTAATAATGTAAATAGAAAAATGCAGCGCAAGCTGATGGAAGATAATGCAGAATTGGGTGGACAGCTGGTAGAATCGCTCAACTCCGCCGGAACGATCAAACGGTTCGGGCTGGAGGAATATGCGAACGTAAAAACGGAATCGAAATTCATACAGCTGTTGAAAACCATTTACTACACGACACTGAATAACCTGTACATCGGCAACGCAGCCAGTTTCGCTACGAGTGTGTTCGTGGTCGTGTTGCTTTGGGCCGGCTCGCTGTTTGTGCTGGACAGGCAATTAAGCCCGGGCGAGCTACTATCGTTCTACGCGATATTGGGTTACTTTACCGGTCCGGCCATGAGCCTGATCAGCGCTAACAAAAGCATGCAGGATGCACTTATCGCCGCCGACCGTTTGTTCGAGATCATGGACCTGGAGCAGGAGGACACCGGCAATAAGGTGGTGTTAACACCGGAAATGGTCGGCAACATCCATTTCAATAATGTATCGTTCCGATATGGCAGCCGCACCGAAGTATTCCGCAACTTTAACCTGCAAGTCGAGAAGGGTAAAATAACCGCCGTAGTAGGGGAGAGCGGATCCGGCAAATCAACGCTCATGGCCCTTTTGCAGAACATGTATCCGTTGAAGGAAGGGCATATCCTGATCGGCAATTTGGACATCCGTTATATCGAGAATGAAAGCCTGCGCAGGCGGGTGAGTGTGGTGCCGCAGCAGATCGACCTGTTCGCCGGTACCATTCTTGAAAATATTGCGATCGGTGAATACGAACCAAATATGCAACGCGCGCTGATCGTAGCACAACATCTCGGATTGCTGGAGTTCATTGAAAAGCTACCAGATGGTTTCAATACCCGCGTTGGGGAGCATGGCGCCAACCTTTCGGGCGGCCAGCGGCAACGCCTCGCCATTGCACGGGCGATTTACCGCAATCCCGACATCCTGATCCTCGATGAAGCTACATCATCGCTTGACCCGGTAAGTGATCAATACGTGCAGCGCACCATGAAAGCGCTTCGCGACGGCGGCAAAACCATCATCGTGATCGCGCACCGGTTAAGTACGGTCATGAATGCGGATAAGATTGTTGTACTGCAGGAAGGCGTGATGGCGGAAGAGGGAACGCATAGCCAGTTAATGGAGAAGAAGGCTATTTACTCGCGGCTGTGGGAGCATCACCAGGGCGTGCTGGGATAA
- a CDS encoding HlyD family secretion protein produces MPQLFPVEVVQNSVHTWLPKVKVRTQVIYISVLSAVLLTIILLPFIKVDVSVKAAGLIRPVAEKNELRAMVPGTIEEVLVTEGQKVQKGQVILRLQEDVSKGRLIQANYEMSQREAYIHDLTILAGGGGGGLQSALYRQQYQKFQATLAEQAATLKKLRNDLDIYHTLYADKVVAQKELHDKKFEYERVQAVYNSTVQQQRSAWQEELGRYKMEASRLQADTKELQKEQEWNLIKAPVSGTLQQFSGRYAGGNVQNGELLGVISPDSNLIAECYVSPRDIAYLRAGMPAKFQVDAFNYNEWGLVEGKVLSVDNDFTMVDNQPVFKVRCAFASAAVETAHGVKGNLKKGMTLQARFILTKRSLFQLLYDKADDWMNPNTRKG; encoded by the coding sequence ATGCCGCAGCTATTTCCTGTGGAAGTCGTCCAGAACTCCGTACATACCTGGCTTCCCAAAGTAAAGGTCCGAACGCAGGTGATTTACATCAGCGTATTATCAGCCGTACTACTTACCATTATTTTGTTACCATTCATTAAAGTAGATGTGTCTGTAAAAGCAGCCGGACTTATTCGTCCCGTTGCGGAGAAGAATGAACTACGCGCCATGGTGCCTGGTACGATCGAAGAAGTGCTGGTGACGGAGGGGCAAAAAGTGCAGAAGGGACAGGTAATCTTACGCCTGCAGGAAGATGTAAGTAAAGGCCGTTTGATACAGGCAAATTATGAAATGAGTCAGCGCGAAGCCTACATTCACGACCTGACGATTCTGGCCGGTGGCGGCGGGGGTGGACTGCAATCTGCGTTGTACAGGCAGCAGTACCAGAAGTTCCAGGCGACGTTGGCGGAACAGGCGGCCACGCTTAAAAAGCTCCGTAACGATCTCGACATCTATCACACCTTGTATGCAGATAAGGTGGTAGCGCAAAAAGAACTGCACGATAAAAAGTTTGAGTATGAACGTGTGCAAGCTGTATATAATTCTACCGTACAACAACAACGCAGCGCCTGGCAGGAAGAGCTGGGGCGTTATAAAATGGAAGCCAGCCGGCTGCAGGCCGACACAAAAGAATTGCAAAAAGAACAGGAATGGAACCTGATCAAAGCCCCGGTGAGCGGCACTTTACAGCAATTCAGCGGCCGTTATGCCGGCGGCAACGTACAAAACGGAGAGCTGCTGGGCGTTATCTCCCCCGACTCTAACCTGATTGCAGAATGTTATGTTTCCCCGCGCGATATCGCTTACCTGCGCGCAGGCATGCCGGCCAAGTTCCAGGTAGATGCGTTTAACTATAACGAATGGGGCCTGGTAGAAGGAAAGGTATTGTCGGTAGACAATGACTTCACCATGGTCGATAACCAGCCGGTATTTAAAGTGCGTTGCGCCTTTGCCAGTGCGGCCGTTGAAACCGCGCACGGCGTAAAAGGCAACCTCAAAAAGGGCATGACCCTGCAAGCCCGGTTCATTCTCACCAAACGCAGTTTGTTCCAATTGTTGTATGATAAGGCAGACGATTGGATGAATCCCAATACCAGAAAAGGATAA
- a CDS encoding META domain-containing protein: MRTLFIALTALVLGSCASSKKGAAAEADLYGKEWKLMELNGKQVNTTAERLPTIKFEKEGARVSGFAGCNRMMGTFTINAEKLIFSPLAATKMACMDDNVETEYLAALSGVNTFSVDAGMLQLQAGDTVLAKFK, from the coding sequence ATGAGAACTTTGTTTATCGCTTTAACAGCATTGGTATTGGGAAGCTGCGCATCCTCCAAAAAAGGAGCAGCTGCCGAAGCCGATTTGTATGGAAAAGAGTGGAAACTGATGGAGCTGAACGGCAAACAGGTGAACACTACCGCGGAACGCCTGCCGACCATCAAATTTGAGAAAGAAGGCGCACGCGTATCTGGTTTCGCCGGTTGTAACCGCATGATGGGTACTTTTACCATCAACGCAGAAAAGTTGATCTTCTCTCCGCTTGCAGCTACGAAGATGGCCTGCATGGACGATAACGTGGAAACGGAGTACCTGGCTGCTTTGTCCGGCGTTAACACCTTCAGCGTGGATGCGGGCATGCTGCAATTGCAGGCCGGCGACACGGTGTTAGCGAAGTTTAAATAA